DNA sequence from the Schistocerca americana isolate TAMUIC-IGC-003095 chromosome 2, iqSchAmer2.1, whole genome shotgun sequence genome:
GGAGCAGATGTGAATATGAGAGATAACGAGGGCTGGACCCCTTTGCTTAGCGTGGCACAGAGCGGATATCCATCAGAAATTGCCAAACTGTTGATTGCGAAAGGTGCTAACATGAATGCGAGGGACAGGACTGGTAGAACACCCTTGTACCTCGCTGCAGAGAACGATTTCACTGACATAGTGAACATCTTGACCGAAAGCAAGGCTGACGTTAATGCAACTACCGATCAAATGTGGACGTCGCTGCATAGCGCAGCTTACGAGGGCAATTTGGATGTTATAAAAATTCTTATTGCCAGTGGTGCCAAAGTGGATGCGAGGACCTACAAGCGGACTACACCACTGCATTTTGCTGCAGACTATTGGCACGTTGAAGTAGTTAAATACCTCTTGGCAAAAGGAGCTGAAGTTAATGCACCCGATCACACAAACTGGACGCCACTTCACTTTGCGGTGGATGAGAGTTCCACTCAAGTCCCTCTCAAAACGTCTGGACACTCAGGTGCACAGCCGCAGGACTCTAAACTGAATACCATAAAAGCTCTCATTGAAAACGGAGCAGACATAAACTCAAAGGGAAGCAACGATGAAACAGCACTGCTCCTAGCTGTAAAGTATAGCGATTCAGCAACTGCTAGGTATCTACTAGAGAACGGTGCATATTACGATGTGACGAACAAGACTTACCGTGGTGACATTATTACTCTTCCACAGATTGCTGTGCTAAAAAGAAATGAGAACATGATTGCTTTATTCTGTGCTACTGAAAAGCTGTTTCAAGCTGTAAAAAAAGCCAAGTTTGCAGAAATTGAAAAATGTGTTCAAGAAGGGGCACCAGTCAACAGTAGAAGTATCAAGTATGAAACACCACTTATGTATGCATCCTGGAAAGGACATTTAGCCGTTGTTAAAGTTTTGCTTCAAACTGGGGCCGATATTAATTTGAGCACCAGTAATGGAATTACTCCTCTACATTATGCAGCAAAATTTGGGCATCATGATATACTGTGTACCTTATTGCAGCATGGTGCAGTATACAATGCAAGAACCAAGAAAGGCAAAAAATCACCATTACATTTCGCCCAagaaggaggaaagaaagaaattgcagagACCCTAGGACTAATTGAATGTATGTTTATTAGAATAAGTAAAAAGGATAACACAGTGCTAAAAGAGTTAAATGAATTAAAGGAAATAAAGTATGCTGAATTTCTTGCcataaaaaactgcaaaaatgtaaATGAAGAAACTGTGATGCAAATAGCTTCCAAAAATGGATATGCGGAACTTTGTAAATTGTTTTCTAGTTTGTAATATAGTAGAGTACTTGTTTATTACTCATTTATATCAGTGAATGGTCTGACAAAAGCAGTTAACGTTACATGATGTGGTATTGATTTTCCAAGATTTTGTATACTATCAAAGGATATTTTACTGTTGTAAACAGCAAAGTAGGAATCGTCAACGGATTCACAGAAAATAAAATTGCTTCCAGTGTAATTACAAACTGTGTACATAGAAGATGTTTAAATGGTTATATTTCACTTTATTCTTGTGATGGTTCATTGATAAATAATAAAGTTAAGGTttccacatctgtcactgcttaCCAGATTGCTTTGTATGCCACAGTGTATCAGTACCTGTACTCATGTTTGAGCAAGTTGGGGTTAACTGGACCTATTTTATTCTTCCCTTCAAATCTTACTTAAAAattgtctttttaaaatttttattcattaatttggTGAAAAACTTATACAAAATTTATAGGTGCTTTCATTTTTGCATTATCACACACAGATTTTACAGAATTGGAGAAGAACTTAGACCTGTCTTTTGAACTGTTTAACCCCAGTGGCTGTGTTAACTGGACCATATGTCAGGGTTAAATAGACCTCTTggttaaataaatgaattacaGGAGCTTAAATGCAAAATGTTGCTCtgacaacattaataaaaatgCTATACACACAGTTATAAGTatattaatgaaaaaaattgtgGAAATAACAAAACTAGTGCACAATTAATTTAGCATCGTTAATCTGGAACCAAATCTCGTTTTCATAGTGAGCTGTAGAACCACGTATTGGATTGGGTAGTTTTGCAATTATTTAATTTCAAGCAATAAAGGTATCATTTTCTTGTGCAATTTCAAATATTGTAGTGGAAACAACTCTATTAAAGAAATTTACTTCACAGCCATTATTGCACATTTTAAAGACTTGAGCAACATAATTGTGACCACTTCGGCAGTTTTTTGTTCTACTTTGCCTACTATGAACTCCCCTTCTTCACTGttatgtcatcttcatcatcacttGGGTAGAAGTCAGTATGGGGGGAATCAATGTACTGGACATAATCAGCAACTTCAGAGTTGCTGCTGGTCTCTTCCAATACTAGGCATTTGGCTGAATGCTTTACTTCATTTAATGTGTGTATTTTGGAAGCTGCTCTGATCTGTCCTTTGCTGCTGCATCTAACTATTGTTTAACTACTGTATTGGTACAGACAGTTGACTTCCTATTCTTTCTACCTCTTGTTGTTGTCCTTGCACCAATCTTAGAATATGGTCAAACTATCACAGGATGTGTAATATCTGTTTGCTAAACTTTTCTGATTTCCAGTATTCTGCACACTGCCATCTGCTGATTTGCTAGCACTGTCTGTCAGTGAGTCATTGGCTGTTTGTTGCTGACTTGGTAGAGGTCTGTTCATTGCATTCGATGACAAAAAAATCTTGGTCGGTAAATATGATTGAATTGGAAGGTTCAATACCACTGATATTTTTCAAGATGTTAGAGACAATAAAAGCCAAAAGGTATGCTATGCCTGCAAGGCTGCAATGCCTTATATGATAATTCTGGGGTCACTAGCAAGTGTTCCTATGAAGTTACTCATTATATTCATTCATCAGCAACTTTTCACAGTTAACTTAACTGTTCCATCTAACCCTAAACTTTACTGGTCCAGTTAATCTCACCTTCACTTTATCAAACATCTTCAAAATAGTGGGAAAATATGTCCTTGCACAGATTATATTTCATAGAGTATCATAAAACCATTAACACTGAATTTAActcaaagaaaaaaatgtgtactattaataataaaaattttaggaGAATTTGTTAGATGTGAGAAAAAATTTCTATCACTGGATTACACATTTTTATATGTATCTGCGAATTTAACTAACATACAACAGCCATATAAGTTCAAATAGGTAGTACTTCCAACCAAAGGAAAtaattatgtatgacataatttTCCCTCTTGAATTATTAACGTGATCTTCCTGTTAACTCCAAGGTTCAGATAACCCCAACCTCTTGTAGCATTTATCACTAAGCATTCTCTAATGTGACATATTTCATAAGCTCAGTATCTATATTTATGTGTAAATTTTCATAATATGTATGTTTTTAGTAGGGGAATGATACTACCTTATCTGTcatatctttatgtattttatgttCTCTCTTCTCTCTCACTTCACTGTTAGAAGCATGTAAAAATAATCCGTTAGTCAAATATTTCTTTGATATCTCACAAAGCCTTTGATTTTCTGAACAGTGCATGAATTATTCATTCCATTAGCTGTGAAAAAGATGTTTATGATgttgacatttcagaatgtatgatGCTTCATATCTAAGATGTATTGCAAAATAATAAAAAGATTCcctgtattaaaataacaatatgaGATCCTGAACTGATATTTATAAGTCATATGCATTTTATAATTCTCATTTTAAAATGCAGAAGCTACTAACTTTTTGTAAAGTGCAGGGTGATGGTTGTCACAtcataaaagcaaataaaaaatcaaatgttaaatgttttaaataataaataagaatTAATGCTCTTTACATACGAAAAAAATTGGGACCTAAAATGACTGGTAATGCCAGTTCATAGCAAAATGAATTTGTCTTTAACGTACGCACACTGGTAATTTATGTATGCTGTATTATCTGTGATTCATGTTTATAAAATCTAGCAACAGCCCCATAGCAGTTTTGTTGTATTTGCAACATCTGCAGCATTTATTACAAAATATGAAAGTAGCAAATACTGTCCAAGTAATTTGCTCACACATCAAGGACATGTACATAAGTAAATAAACAGCTCCTAGTCACATTAAATGTAGGTAAAGTGCTCATAAGGACCCAGTCTGAAACTATAATTCAATACAGGTAGGGAAGCAGTAATGATTAAAAGTGAAATTGAAAAGAAATGATGGATATAATGGGAACATAATCCAAGTAATAGACATAATAGTACAGGGCATGGTAGCCTTTAACATTTTTAGTAGTGTCTTGTTATGTTTATTTATTACCTTTCAGTTTCATTCTCAGTATGTTCATCAAAGCAAATGTGGTTTCATGTAGTGTGGAAACATAAATGTCTACTTCTGCTGTGAATCATGGAGTCCTGTTCAGACACTGGTTGGTCTGTTGTGACAAGGTTGAGTTTGGACTCTTGATTGACATTCTTGTCATCACCCAACACAGTTGAACAGTCTTTTGAAGCTATTAGGAGGTCATTTATATAGGGTTAGACCAGCACAGAATCTTGTGGAACTCCATATCTTACACTCTCTATTCTGAAATAAGTTTTATTCCTGTTGTGCTGTTTTGTCAATGTAATGTGCATTTTGTTTTGCAGTTAACTCACTATACATGCAGAATGGATGTTGCCATTAAAACTTGCATAGTTTTGTTCATCTCTTAGAATTTTATGGTTCAAATAATCAGAGGACTTGGTGAAGTAATGGGACATACCCATAGGGTAGTTTTTGCTGTTTAAGCCTGCTGGGATTTCATTTATGGCTTTCTCTGGATAATCCACTATGAAAGCCAAATTACAGCGAGTTCAACCAGGTTTGCTCTGAATAAGCATTAATAAAACTGGAATGAGTGAAACAGAATTGCTTTGTACATAGCACAGCATGCAGTATTTTACACcaaagttttgtttgtgatatttGTATTGTGTGCTAGATTGAATCTGGTTCAGTTTATTAGCATGTGCAATATTTGCTGCTACTGTAAACAAATAATCAATAGACTTTGTGACCAAGGATTACAGTATGTCATTTTCTTGGCGATGTGGGAGTTTATGGTCATTTGTGTAGctgcttttactttagttttggccACCAATGCTTCAGattgtttttctttattcttagaATATTTTATTGCTTGTGCATAAAACAGGGTTCTGCTTTTCAGATAACAGACTGGAAAACTTTACAATATTTCTGGTAATGGAGTTTTCACTACAGGTTT
Encoded proteins:
- the LOC124596379 gene encoding ankyrin-1-like, with translation MYANDNIRALHSAVRAGSLHDVMEILAKGADVEAADVCKVRAVHIAAEQGHLDILKALIARGCNVNAQASCVTPLFSDVEHGLTPLHLAAANADPNLVLALISAGANVNAKSSSKVFPLHIAAQHGHLAVVKALVSANAEVNVEDDKKVTPLISAAAQNFEDVAKFLVRSGAVVNATNSDRSTPLHFAAEKGNIDIAKLLIHNKAAINAKNLKGFTPLHVAIQNRQAAVSVFLINSGADVNMRDNEGWTPLLSVAQSGYPSEIAKLLIAKGANMNARDRTGRTPLYLAAENDFTDIVNILTESKADVNATTDQMWTSLHSAAYEGNLDVIKILIASGAKVDARTYKRTTPLHFAADYWHVEVVKYLLAKGAEVNAPDHTNWTPLHFAVDESSTQVPLKTSGHSGAQPQDSKLNTIKALIENGADINSKGSNDETALLLAVKYSDSATARYLLENGAYYDVTNKTYRGDIITLPQIAVLKRNENMIALFCATEKLFQAVKKAKFAEIEKCVQEGAPVNSRSIKYETPLMYASWKGHLAVVKVLLQTGADINLSTSNGITPLHYAAKFGHHDILCTLLQHGAVYNARTKKGKKSPLHFAQEGGKKEIAETLGLIECMFIRISKKDNTVLKELNELKEIKYAEFLAIKNCKNVNEETVMQIASKNGYAELCKLFSSL